gtaacaaagatagtttgaggaaatgtagtagaaaaataaataaagtaaagtacggatctgtgaatgttgtactttaATAATCCAGTGAAGGCCACAGTGCAGAATCTTCCGCTCTGTGGCTTTAAGCAgtttaaacaatttattttacGATGCCTGGTTACTGATTTATCTTCATGCCCTGTGACAATAACGCCAACACACTGAGAGAGTGCGTGACTATAAACATGACTAAAACTGGaacgaggaagaaaaaaaaatttaagtCACTGCAGGTTGATTTCAAATATTACAGCAGATGAAATGATGCGTGCTGAGTCGTGGTTTTAAGGTGAGTGATCTAAGGGGAGCAGTAGGGAGTTTCCCTCTCTTGGCTAAAGTTTAACTAAATGGAGGGGATTTGATGAGTGGAGGAAAGAGCGACATGTGGCAGAGAAGCCGCTGAATGCAAGCCTCTGTTGTTTCTGGCCTTTCAGTTGTCAAGGTGAGCCTGATTTGCACAGATGAGATAATGGAAATGAGCTGACAGGAAAGGAGGAGACCAAATTTGCATGTGTTATTATAACATGTTGGTTTGTGATGCACACAATGCAAATAAGATATATATTGAAGTGACTTTCACCACATCAACACTTAAAACAAAATTTAGTTTAATTTCGAGACTATTTGGTccttttttcatgcatattgttaaaCATTTTATGCCAGGTTGTGcattttttcatatattttttaattttttgtccATTACAAACAACGTtaacaaaaaatactcacactaacacgcctacgcacaaaaatgtcctcattgaaaCTCACTTGaaaatcactatttttgatgCATTGTGACAAAActtggcaatttaagggttaaaaactttcaaaaattcattaatgttttttatgtatGACAAcgactaaaaaatatatacaatttgTATAGCTTAATTTTTTTACGAGCACATTTTGGTGCTCTAACGTGAGTATTTtatgctaaataaataaaaaaataatgcatataaacaaatgtttttgctAATCTTTCACATatacaaggcaaaaaaaaaaaacgttcaaGGCTCGACCTTGGACTTTTTGCAGATATCCGATATAATatccaatatacagtatataaaacatCTTCATTGGGCAAAATAAATAGGCATtggaaaaaaattattataataataataataataaaataataattttagtcATTAGTAATATCTGCACATCTCGGCGTGTTTGCAGATATCCCATAATACATTCTAAAGCCAATCATTTTCCTGAGAATATGTTGCATCCCTAGTATTTaacagggagccagtgaagCTGTTGAAGGTCTCGGGGTTATGTGATCTGTCCACAGCACGTAAAGGGCAGATTATATTTTAAAggtcatttggaaaaaaaacaaaacaaaaaaacccacagcccTCGTTGAGAATAACACCGAGTTTCCTGTCCCTCAGCAAAACAACACCTCCGCCAATTAACAGTGGCTTTTGTCAGTGGGCTCTTCCCCGGAGAGCAGCTGGTATTTTACAGCATGCTTGATTGTGTTCTTTGGGATCCCCGGTAACTTGTCACGGACCGTAGTGACACGAGACTGACCTGGTAAACAAGCTTCTCTGCAGTATTTATGacttcctttaaaaaacaaatttaatcTTATATTTCTATCCATTGTTTCCCCTTTTTCAACTTCCACTTTTCAACACTGGACCCTTTTTTTCGGAActaataaatatgtttaatgtAAATCTATATACAATAAATTCACGTATCTACTAATTACtgtatctttgttacttgttagtatcaaaaaaaatcagaagaagagttggtaatccaatcctaactcctctattttttaatacttttccTCGGAAACCTAagttcattttatatcagaaaattacttttgatactcaagtaatattacaaaaaagtgacttcaacttcaactaaagtcattttctggtaagatacttatATACAAGACCGTACAATCTCTGGCAATGTTTCTCATcaaccccccttttttttacccACTTCTCTCCTCAGCCAAATACCCAGAGATCAAGTCCCTCATGGGTCCAGATCCCCAGTTGAAGTGGGTCGTATCAGGCATGGTCCTCACACAGCTCCTGGCCTGCTACCTGGTCCACGACCTCTCCTGGAAGTGGATCTTCTTCTGGGCGTATGCCTTCGGAGGCTGCATCAACCACTCGCTGACCCTGGCCATCCACGACATCTCTCACAACGTGGCGTTCGGAAACAAGCTGGCAAAGTGGAACCGCTGGTTCGCCATGTGGGCCAACGTGCCCATCGGAGTGCCCTACTCCGCCTCTTTCAAGAAGTATCACATCGACCACCATCGGTATCTGGGCGGCGACCAGCTGGACGTCGACATCCCCACAGAGCTTGAGGGATGGTTCTTCTGCACGCCGGCCAGGAAGGTCCTGTGGCTCTTCCTTCAGCCCTTGTTTTATGCCctgcgccccctggtggtcaatCCTAAACCTCTGTGTCAGCTGGAGGTCCAGAACGCACTCGTTCAGCTCATGGCAGATTTAATTATCTACCACCTTTGGGGGCTGAAGCCCATTGTTTACCTCATTGCAGGATCCATCCTGTGTATGGGACTGCATCCCATTTCTGGACATTTCATCGCCGAGCACTACATGTTCCTGAAGGGACACGAGACGTATTCGTACTACGGGCCGCTGAATCTGATCACCTTCAACGTCGGGTATCACATGGAGCACCACGACTTCCCCAGCATACCTGGCAGTAAACTACCTCAGGTGAGACGACGTGCACTGTGTCATAAGTCATGACTAATATTCCATTAGGTAAACTCTAAACCTGAGCCATTTCCTTCTCACTGAGACGATGGATTGTCGGTCACAGTTCGCGAACGAGGGCAGTTGCAACCCTCGTTGTGACGTGACGGCAGATAAGCctctcttgtctttcagcaaatgtcacatgtcacatttttTCCTTCTATCAACTGATCGAGAAGACACCGGCTTTGTAACTGATGAGCTGTACAGCAGCACCACAAGATTATGAAGAgattcactgctgcctgtcCAGACGAGCCTCTTTTGTcatgtgttttcattatttagtattttgAATGACACCTATTGTGTCACATTAATTATTTAACTCTTAAAATGAATGGGGATCTGAAAGTCAGTCTCACAAAGCAGTGAAATGTGTGTTACCCCTTTGTCTTTATGGGATTTTTCCTGGTGTAAAGAGGTGTCTGAACACTGAGTTAGACCTTAAAGGAActaacttgacttgtaaccggagggtcgccggttcaaatccccacccggccaaaaagggctggggtacccctgagcaaggtacccaacctccaatgctccccgggcgctactcagtgtggcagctcactgctcctaattctaggatgggtcaaatgcagaggaatactttccctaaggggattaataaaaaatttaattaaacttAATTACTTATTACTAGAATCTGGGGAGTATTTTTGAacaattgtgcttcccaacctcagtttccagtcCTAACAGAACCAGTGACACGTGGGCCTGTTAGCcaaactgttagcaaagatggccgacactgtttacattctgggaatgaggtcccatccaggtgacacttggtccgagacttgaaactgcaacgctaattccccactcgtagggggacgggacctccttcttagaatgtaaacagtgtccgccatctttgctaagagttatgctaacaggaccaagtgtcactggtgggcacgcaAACTGAGGTCGGggagcacaatttttcaaaatactactcctattctagtaatacaaagctaaatgctaatcggtgaagtattcctttaagtccaTCACTTtcctgtatttttaaaaaaagggagtgTCTAGTTTGCGTTGATGTTTACGTGTTCAAAGAGCACCAACCTTACTATTATAGCCTAAACTCATtacttttaatttagttttggcttttttggttttaaaacggggtagttttaattagtttttagagcagCTTTGCTAATTTTTTAAAATTGAAAGTAGTTTTCACTTGCCATTCACAGCTGACATGTTGTGTATATACTCTGCATCTGCGTCTGCATCCTCACTAATGCTCATTTGCCTCTTTTGCTCCGATGTCGGCAGGTGAAGAAGATCGCTGCAGAGTATTACGACTCGCTGCCTCAGCACACGTCCTGGATCCGGGTTCTGTGGGACTTTGTGTTCGACGACAGCATCGGCCCCTACGCCCGAATCAAGCGGAAGTACAGCCTAAACAAGCAGGGATAAATGCGACTGTGACTGACGATACAGGAATGTGAATttcagttgtaaaaaaaaaaagacaaaaacaaaaaacatttggacCAAATCAGTAATATTCTCTAGTttatagacttttttttgttgtttcccagtgcattgttttcactgtatgtactgtacataggTAATGGACGGTCTTAATTTCGTCCCTCTATGGAAAAATCTGCACATTTATGGACAGTTTGTACAGCTATAGGATTTCCTCGTcccattatttattcatgcattaACGCTGTACACACCTTGTAAAGATGGAACACTTTTACCGTGAAGTGACATTTAtagaataaatatttatatagtaTTGAATTTGAACACCCATGAGACAAAGGTCGCACGAGCACATTCTCAAGCAGATAAGGATTATAGAGCCGTCAACTCCTCACCCGTCTGTAAACATTAGGCCTCTTAAGTTGAGGAATTCACCACAAAGAGCTCCTCAGACCCCAGTGACCCACAATTTACCACCACGAAGTGGGAaaacaatcattaaaaactTACTTTTCAGTAAGAagagcttttcttcttcttgttcttgatACCTCATTTGGCTTCCTGCAGACAATAGGAGAACAAAATGCCTGGCGTTTGTGAGACGGTTGAATGAACCCAGTGGTATTTTTGTGGCTGTAAAACCATTAAATcattatttacataaataataataaaaaaacccacCCGGGGACACACACGGCTGCCTGAACTGTGCACAAGCACAAAAGTGTGATGTGATAAAGtgaagcgggggggggggaaaattAATCTGAGACATTTTAGGAACAAAGTGGTGATCACAAAAGCagagcttgtgtttttgtccgTCCACTTTACAGACAATTTAAATAACCATcatgtgttgtttctgtttaaatgttCAATGATATGAAAAACCGACAAAGGATCTTTATAAGAGGATTTTACTATAAAGAAATGAGTTTGTGGTTGATTGATGTTGTCTCCCGTCTGATTGTTTTGGTGTGCcctgttttctttgtcctcTCAGCACAAAACTTAATACCTTAACAAAATCTGTTAcattgtgatgtgatgtgtgatgattgGTGTTGACCAATAATACCCTGGAGTCATAACCACAGCGTCGTTACGTTAAATTGCATCATTAGAAAGTGAGGATAAGTGAGCTGTAACTTAACCCCTACTTTTACATCATGTCCCAGTGCCTGTGGTGCAAGAGAAGAGACTTGCTGTGAAATCCCAGTGTTTGAAAATGAGTAACATCTAATGATGAGACGACAAATTGGAACAAATGCCAAGCAAACGACACCGGCTTTCACACGGAGTATTTCGTGAggttacattttgatttatgctttgcaaataaagaaatacttaaaCTTTTTGACATTAGATAATGACAGAAAAGAATCTCGTAAAATCACAACTTGATTCTCAAAAGATTCAatatttttcctttctcttcagtttggccgtCGTACTTCCACAAAaagaacattattattttttaattactcCCAATTCCTTTCACACCGGGACACCACTGAGGACTTTTCTGCAGAGTTGGATCGCTCCCGCGGCTTCTTCACAGCATCTAGTGAGGAGCACAGTAGCAATCTTAGAATGTATATCTTATaatgcattatatatatatatatatatataaatagtatacctgtgtgtttacctgttgaGTTCTGACCTGATCCCTGACCACTGGGCAGCATCCACATAGTTCAAAACATACAGACTTCCTCTGAAAtgaggtgcacacacacacacacacatacactgtagtTTTCTGTTTGAATGAGTTTACTTCCaacgttttggttttttttatataatcagAACGTAGTCGAGAGCGGACAGAGTGGATAGAATGCAACAACCGATATTCAACCAGACTCCCCCTGCAAAGACACATTTAACTACCATCATATCGACCTACAAGTCACTTTCTGCACATCCTCTCCTAGGTCACATTTCCATTATTGCCCGGGCAACAACCCcctcctttatttatttctttatttatgtttttttcatctttttaaaatcacattgcTACCACATTGCTAGTATTAttaggaggggggggggggatcttcATGGAAACAAACCACCACGATAAATGTACCaccattgtgttttttgttttgtttgtaaaaaccAAATAAGAGACTAGTTCATTTTAGAGATGGGGGGGGAGTGGTTTCATGCATACTCGGTGGGTTCACAAAGCATAGGATGACTACATCGTTTAACATCCATGTAAAACCAGGTGGCACATTTACAGTCGACGGGCTGTTTCATGAACGATGACACCCCCCCCCTCCAAGTtttcaccccctccccccccccacggGCAGTGAGAGCAGACAAATCTATCGCTATGTTCTGCtcgctttcctttttttacgCCTTGAATGAGGAAAAGAGGTAATTTCAGTGGGCTAACTGTCGTTCAACAAAGGACACACAACACCGGTATGAACAAggtacattgttttttttgtgtgttttttttttttttttaaataatacgcCAGTTGAGGGCAGGTGAGTCTGCAGCACCGCGTTTGCCCCATATTGTGCTTGTTGTCATCAAATAgttgagagaaataaaacagcatgacaTAAATGGTGTGCAaggtttccttttttccttctgtAATATTAAAATACTCATCGTCGCCAACAGCATCGTCGTCGTcaccacaggtttttttttaaataataataataataataataataataaaacagtaaaaacttAGAAAACAAAAGTATTTTCTTCTTTAAGACTGAACAGAGAACAAAGAGCTGCAACACTGGGCTGACTGAGTCTATCGTAGGTGCACAGAGAGGAACACGACACCAAACTCGGCACAAACGTCTGTCCATCCCCTCGTTTTCTTATCCTCTGTTGAGTTCATCAGTCCGCTCGTCGCTCTTCTCCATCCGTCCTATTTCTCTTTCCTCTacttccccccctccccctttccATGTTTGCTGTCCGGCAGACTCAAATGTTGGCACAACATCTCTGCAACTTGCGTCGTCTCATATTGCGAGGTCACAGAAACATTGAGAGAACATTCCCTGGTCCTCGTGTCCGTGCATCCGCATGTCCATCCTCCTCTAGCTCCTCCCCCTCGCTCTCCTCCTGCCGTGGCTCGGGTGAGATTAGGACGTACTGATTCTGCCAATTTCTTGTCTGatggctgcaggaggagaaggcGGGCGTTAGTAAGTCCTGCACTTTTCACACCAATGtggtttttaaagtgaaaaattTGATCTTACCATTAATTATTTCATCTTTCACCTTATGCAACTCACGTACAACTTCATCCAAAATTTCCTGCGGAAAAAAAGCCGcatgtgaaaacaaatcatCGCAAATCAAAGGGAGCACACAAGCAAAAACAGGGTGAAAAATAAGACCAACCTGTTTCATCCTGTCGAACTCTGTGTCTGATTCACTAGTGCTGCCGATAGGCCTCActctgcaacacaacaacacaaacccgATAATCATATCATTACAAAGTGAGTATAAGATGGTGAACTGTAACTTAACCCCtggttttacttgtttttttttttttgttttttttaatattatgtccCAGTGCCTGCTTTTTGCTGCCGAtgtgggtggattgaacctttaaaacttgaaataGTGAgacaaattagtatttttgtGGAATTAACCTTTAAAACTCTGGTGGAACCAgaaagcccctccccctccctgcttccccctcccccttccaaacacctgtttctaactGTCCAAAACCGGTGAAAAACCGCAAAAGCGACGCGTtataaagttgtcatatttcaaaaatgatttATGATACAGAttaaatttttggtttgtgagcgtcaggaggctttcaggagCTCCCACGTTTGAATTCGTGAGAAACgggtgtgaattgacagagaaattacagttttaaaatcaccctcgtcttcattttttaaaaatctccAGAGTtgagttttaacatgggagtcaaTGAAAGGtttgaccagaactctctgcgCTTTTATGTGATTTTATGTGATTTTACGAAAAACCACAAGTcacataaaaattaaaataacacacagggttagacaacaaccatagcaacgtttttatgtaaacattgtctgtgtaggttgggAATTGTGGTCAGgggaagagtttgtttagagatttttgtgattattttcatggcACAATACATactcattataaaatctaaaaaaaagtacaaaacttaaagtgtgattgtttaaaaaccgtaataggtatcaaaactttgatttAGATGGGAAGGGTCTCAAGTCTTGTGACCtgtttaaagttccaaccacgtctctatgttaaagtatgacgacactgtgacgcTCCAAAGTGGATTGGACTGAAATAATTTTTTCCACCGTTTCCCATtcgtgtgtatgtggaaatacCATTCCCAAtcaaaactgcatgttttgatgTAGGATATGTGGGGTTTGCGGGACGAGTTTTAGCGCCGAAATCTGCCGTAGGACAAAGAAAAATTAGAAACGTGGAAGCATAACAATAAATGCTTGCTTTATAGCACCTTGAGGAACTACAATGGCTTTCACAATGGCTTCCGAGAACAcgtaaaaggcttattctaaagctacGGAATGCTATTTTTAAAGCGATTCCACACTTATTGGTCGTGTTCTCAACTAATGTCAGAGGTTCCTTTAAATTCCCGTTTCACACCTGGACACCAGTGAGGACTTTTCTGCAGAGTTGGATCGCTCCCATGGCTTCTTCACAGCATCTAGTGAGGAGCACAGTAGCAATCTCAGAATGTATATCTTATAGCGTGTTATATATTGTATAGTTTAAAAACCTGACTTGTACCTGTTGAGTTCTGACCCGATCCCCGACCACCGGAGTCATCCTGGAAAGAGGAGTAAAAGATTGTGATCTTGTGTTCAGGCCTTAGGCTTCAGCCTACGCTGATGTTTGAATTTCCCTGAACTACTCGCTTCActgcacaacaaacaaaacttaCTTCATCAGGTTTCTCTGACGCTTTCCGCCTGTGAGAGTACACGAGCAAACAGTGAGTTCACTATTACACAAAGACTGCAACTGCTACAGGGAGTTTGAAAGTATTTTATCACAGGAGCAAATTTACTGTTGGAGATCAATAAAAAAAGGCAGCGATAACAggctttttttatgtgtgtgtctatgatGATTATGAAAAAGGGaaagtgtacgtgtgtgtgtggctgtttgaCCTGCGAGCTAGTAAGGCATTCATCTCTTGCATCAGTccctccccaccaccaccactgccaccACTGGACCGGTTGGAGTCACTTTTGCCACTGGAGCCGGGCGGACTGCTTTCATCCTGGGGGGAACGTTATGAAAATGAGTTCAGGTTCATGACTCTGTGGCGTGGAGAGCCACCACGCGGTcccagcacgactcgactctCCTCGGCACGAGGTTCCAAGAGatctgagccgatactatgagTGACGCCAACAGACTCggcagttaaaaagacttaaaagtaAGTTAATTATcagcatttagcaaaggaaaggtctaaaatctcaatatttaacagaggagtctggtgtattttgcttattttaaccataaaagggccagaaatgtctttcaatatctggtagtgattcacaatttactgcatgttagaatggagacattttatttagaaaaaaacatagtagttgtacatgaacaccacatgttcaatttgaaatttaaacagtataaaacatatttaaaacaacattcgTTTGAGACTTTGTGACAATGTGCGAAAACCTGCAACAGCGCGAAATAAAATTCCCGTAATAACTACCCATTTTTCCGATTTTTCGGACCGTCGCGCAATTACGGTAACGCAAAGTGCGCAAAGGgttaattcactgattctaacgattcagtacattgaaaacaactgctttacaagtcacggGTGTCgtgaagtcacggcagttttcatgcagccgtgctgtgatgactccgcccccaAAAACCACccagaggcgaggcgaggcgggaccatgtagtggaaaagcggcacaAGACTCCTTACCCTGTGTACTTTCCGTAGTTTGGCTCCAGCCAGTGCTGCGGCAAGTCCTGAGGCTTGGTGCTGGACTCCCGGCGGTCCCCCAGGAGGCCCCCCACCGGTGGGCAGTGGAGGCGGCATAGGCGGGGGTACCGCCATCGGGGGTGGTGGACCCGGTGGTGGAGGCGGTGCTGGAGGCCCAGCGAGGGGAGCTGGGGCTACAGCCGGAGGCGGCGCCACAGAGAGCATGGCGGGGTGACCTGCAGAGACAGGAGGGCCTGGGAGGAGCAGAACCACAGATCCGTTAATGGCTGCGTCATATCGTT
This genomic interval from Solea solea chromosome 18, fSolSol10.1, whole genome shotgun sequence contains the following:
- the degs2 gene encoding sphingolipid delta(4)-desaturase/C4-monooxygenase DES2; the protein is MGKTGGRGDFEWVYTDQPHTSRRKEILAKYPEIKSLMGPDPQLKWVVSGMVLTQLLACYLVHDLSWKWIFFWAYAFGGCINHSLTLAIHDISHNVAFGNKLAKWNRWFAMWANVPIGVPYSASFKKYHIDHHRYLGGDQLDVDIPTELEGWFFCTPARKVLWLFLQPLFYALRPLVVNPKPLCQLEVQNALVQLMADLIIYHLWGLKPIVYLIAGSILCMGLHPISGHFIAEHYMFLKGHETYSYYGPLNLITFNVGYHMEHHDFPSIPGSKLPQVKKIAAEYYDSLPQHTSWIRVLWDFVFDDSIGPYARIKRKYSLNKQG